A section of the Thermoplasmatales archaeon genome encodes:
- a CDS encoding lysine--tRNA ligase, which produces MHWADVIAEKLYEQKRKHILATAITPSGPIHVGNLREVMTTEAVYRALKEKGGDGELIYIGDTFDPLRKVYPFLPSSYEKYVGMPVADIPCPCNEHESYAHHFLEPFLESIEKLGIKPKIYYAHELYKKGVYNDAIKTSLENAERIRGILSSVSGRDLPTSWAPINIKCEKCGKLMGEMESYDYPIVSYKCKYCGNVGDLDIREGGTAKLPWRIDWPARWKIFGVTFEAFGKDHAAAGSSWDTGKLISKEIFGYEPPMPLVYEFINLKGRGAMHGSTGVAISAEEVLRIMPPEAIRFLFMKYEPSRHIDFDATYGIINLMDEYDKYEKAYFEGEGELKEFKRVYELSQPFEVAKRRPISIPYLHLAIVAQIGKNFDEVVEILKRKNDLQEFDLERLKERYEKIKYWLGRYAPEEIKFELRRDFPDLDLGNEDKKFLEILMKNFEAIEWDAEKIHSTIHETAKNNNFPAKRAFELIYLISLAKTKGPRAGYFLQSLGKDFIVKRIKNYLNRA; this is translated from the coding sequence GTGCACTGGGCGGATGTGATTGCTGAAAAACTTTATGAGCAAAAAAGAAAGCATATTTTAGCTACTGCTATAACTCCTTCTGGCCCAATTCATGTTGGAAATTTAAGAGAAGTGATGACTACTGAAGCAGTTTATAGGGCATTGAAGGAAAAGGGGGGAGATGGAGAGCTTATATATATAGGAGATACATTTGACCCTTTAAGAAAGGTTTATCCTTTTTTGCCATCAAGTTATGAGAAATATGTAGGGATGCCAGTAGCAGATATACCATGCCCTTGCAATGAACATGAAAGCTATGCACATCATTTTCTTGAACCATTTCTTGAAAGCATAGAAAAGTTGGGTATAAAGCCAAAAATATACTATGCACATGAGCTTTACAAAAAAGGAGTTTATAATGATGCAATAAAAACATCTCTGGAAAATGCGGAAAGAATAAGAGGTATTTTATCAAGCGTTTCTGGAAGAGATCTGCCAACATCTTGGGCACCCATAAATATAAAATGCGAAAAATGTGGAAAATTAATGGGGGAGATGGAGTCGTATGATTACCCTATCGTAAGTTATAAATGCAAATATTGTGGGAATGTAGGAGATTTAGATATAAGAGAGGGTGGAACTGCAAAACTTCCATGGAGAATTGATTGGCCAGCAAGATGGAAAATTTTCGGTGTAACCTTCGAGGCATTTGGAAAAGACCATGCCGCAGCTGGAAGCTCATGGGATACTGGAAAGTTAATCTCGAAGGAAATTTTTGGTTATGAGCCGCCGATGCCACTGGTATATGAATTCATAAATTTAAAAGGTAGGGGGGCGATGCACGGCTCCACTGGCGTTGCTATATCTGCCGAAGAGGTTTTGAGAATTATGCCTCCAGAAGCTATTCGTTTCCTCTTTATGAAATATGAGCCATCCCGCCATATAGATTTTGATGCAACATATGGAATAATAAATCTTATGGATGAATATGATAAATATGAGAAAGCATATTTTGAAGGAGAGGGTGAACTTAAAGAATTTAAGAGAGTATATGAGCTATCTCAGCCTTTTGAAGTTGCAAAAAGGAGGCCAATTTCAATACCGTATCTACATCTCGCAATTGTTGCACAGATAGGAAAAAATTTTGATGAAGTTGTTGAAATTCTTAAAAGGAAGAATGATTTGCAGGAATTTGATTTAGAAAGATTGAAAGAAAGATATGAAAAAATAAAATACTGGCTCGGCAGATATGCTCCAGAGGAGATAAAATTTGAATTGAGAAGGGATTTCCCGGATTTGGATCTAGGCAATGAGGACAAAAAATTTTTGGAAATTTTGATGAAAAATTTTGAAGCAATAGAATGGGATGCTGAAAAAATACATTCAACAATTCATGAAACAGCAAAAAATAATAATTTCCCTGCAAAAAGAGCATTCGAACTAATATATTTAATAAGTCTTGCAAAAACAAAGGGACCAAGGGCAGGCTATTTTCTTCAATCTCTTGGAAAGGATTTCATAGTTAAAAGGATAAAAAATTACTTAAATAGGGCATAG